The genomic stretch CGCCGCACCGCTTGTTCGGCCCATGCCCGCGCGTAGGCGCGGTCGTCGACCAGCCCCTGCTCCTCGAAGCGATCGAGGACGATCTCGATCGCTTCGGGCTCGTGGTCACGGTCGCGGAGACGACGCCGAAGATCCGCCCGACAGCGGGGTCGCCGATCGAGCCAGTCGAAGACCTTGCGGGCGATCTCCTTGCGCGCGGCCGCTGCGTCGAGCCCCCTACGCTGGGCGTCGCTCAACACGAGGCCCGGGGTGATCCCCCGGGCCTCCGGAGCGTCGGGTGCGGTGATCAGCGTCGACCCGTCGTCGAGCTCGATCACCAGGGCCCTTCGTTCTTCGTCGGCGACGACACTCAGCACCGCCGCCCCGTTCGGAATCTCGGCGTCCACGCTCAGCTCGTGGCGGCCTTGCTCTTGGCCGTCCGTCCGCTCGCCTTGCCGTTGCCGGTGGCTTCGGCCTTGGCGTCGGCCTTGGCTTCGGTCTTGGCGTCGGTCCTGGCGTCGGTCTTGTCCTGGGCCTCTGCCTTCGAATCCTCGGCCTTCGGCTTCACGCCATAGTGCTCGAGGACCTGGTCCTCGATCTCGTGCCGCAGATCGGCGTTCTCCTTCAGGAACAGACGCACGTTCTCGCGGCCCTGGCCCAGGCGATCGTCCCCGTAGCTGAACCACGCGCCGCTCTTGCGTACGACGTCGGCTTCGACGGCCAGGTCGATCAGGTCGCCCTCACGGCTGATGCCCTCGCCGTAGAGGATGTCGAACTCGCACTTCTTGAACGGGGGAGCCACCTTGTTCTTCACCACCTTCACGCGCACGCGGCTGCCGGTGACGTTCTCGCCCTCGCTGATCGCGCCGATGCGTCGGATGTCCATGCGGATCGAGGCGTAGAACTTCAGGGCATTGCCGCCCGACGTGGTCTCGGGGTTGCCGAACATCACGCCGATCTTCATGCGGATCTGGTTGGTGAACA from Candidatus Krumholzibacteriia bacterium encodes the following:
- a CDS encoding regulatory protein RecX, producing the protein MDAEIPNGAAVLSVVADEERRALVIELDDGSTLITAPDAPEARGITPGLVLSDAQRRGLDAAAARKEIARKVFDWLDRRPRCRADLRRRLRDRDHEPEAIEIVLDRFEEQGLVDDRAYARAWAEQAVRRKGVGRRWIEARLRQQGVDASLAREASGIVLDPESELEQARRALASRRLDLDDERQRQRALRFLQQRGFGGATARAALAADPDAPGAVE